Genomic DNA from Candidatus Margulisiibacteriota bacterium:
CGTATTCTGAAATAACGACGATCCTTATTGGTTGAGGAGCTTTTTAAACTGATCGAACGTTAAACTACTTAACCTGACAAAACTGGACTAAATATTTTTGGTGTAAATTGTTCAACAAATTACAGGCGTCGCGGTTGTACTTGGTCAGCAGATTTAGGGATTCCGGCGGCGGGCTGGCCGGAGGCTTGAGCAGTTCGTAAACAGCCAGTCCAAAAGCTTCGGCAAGTTTCAGCATGGTGGTCGGCGACACCCATCTGCGTCCGGTTTCGATCGCGCTGACAAAATTGACCGAAACATTTATTTTTTCC
This window encodes:
- a CDS encoding helix-turn-helix domain-containing protein is translated as MQEKDLFQLLGHNVKLCRSRYAWSQEELAEKINVSVNFVSAIETGRRWVSPTTMLKLAEAFGLAVYELLKPPASPPPESLNLLTKYNRDACNLLNNLHQKYLVQFCQVK